A single Bacteroidota bacterium DNA region contains:
- a CDS encoding substrate-binding domain-containing protein codes for MRKRMTHSLGACLLGLGLWACQAPRTPTAPTRIGVDAAIYPLVETVHDTYKRQYPEKPVQLVSLPEHKLVQLLLDDSLQQVVLARDLTQAERTHLKTRHQHQVRSFAFVHDALAILLHPSNPDTSLTQEKLRAILSGRQPNWPHGPAVIPVVDETGSSTQAFCQAEVLKGEALGPRLYAAGSTQAVVDYVAQHPAALGIISHSHLSDPHDPRLRAQLQRVRLARIDGYSLAGTEGRYQIFSGGYPLARTYRLHSTGPVGSAGTAFAIYLTEEDGQLIIDQSGMLPAYPPERAVELQQKARPVVE; via the coding sequence ATGAGAAAAAGAATGACGCATAGCCTGGGAGCCTGCCTGCTGGGCCTCGGCCTGTGGGCCTGCCAGGCACCCCGCACCCCCACGGCGCCCACCCGCATCGGTGTGGATGCGGCCATATACCCCCTGGTGGAAACCGTGCACGACACCTACAAAAGGCAGTACCCCGAAAAACCGGTGCAGCTGGTCTCCCTACCGGAGCACAAACTGGTGCAGCTGCTGCTGGATGACTCGCTGCAGCAGGTGGTGCTGGCGCGAGACCTGACCCAGGCCGAACGCACCCACCTGAAAACCCGACACCAGCACCAGGTGCGCAGCTTCGCCTTTGTGCACGATGCCCTGGCGATCCTGCTGCACCCCAGCAACCCCGACACGAGCCTGACGCAGGAAAAGCTGCGTGCCATCCTGAGTGGCAGGCAGCCAAACTGGCCACATGGGCCAGCAGTTATACCCGTGGTGGACGAAACCGGCAGCAGTACCCAGGCCTTCTGCCAGGCCGAGGTGCTGAAGGGCGAGGCACTTGGCCCCAGGCTGTATGCAGCGGGCAGCACACAGGCTGTGGTAGACTATGTGGCCCAGCACCCGGCAGCCCTGGGCATCATTAGCCACAGCCACCTGAGCGACCCCCACGACCCCAGACTCCGGGCACAGCTGCAGCGGGTCCGGCTGGCACGCATAGACGGCTACTCGCTGGCAGGCACCGAGGGCCGATACCAAATCTTCAGCGGCGGATATCCGCTGGCACGTACGTACCGGCTGCACAGCACTGGCCCGGTAGGCAGTGCTGGCACGGCTTTTGCTATCTACCTTACCGAAGAGGACGGACAGCTAATCATCGACCAGAGCGGCATGCTGCCTGCCTACCCGCCCGAGCGGGCCGTGGAACTGCAGCAAAAAGCCCGCCCGGTGGTGGAGTAA
- a CDS encoding VWA domain-containing protein, with the protein MIGHRFTRYIPTGSTEEPFQRLLKLFLELLTHTSGDVDEALSWMNELDRTYKLTDDRYGMGDFIRDLEEKGYLQRKPEDGESMQMTAKSERSIRQRSLEEIFGKLKRGGFGNHRTPHSGLGDEYTTDTRPYQYGDSLEHIQMTESLRNAQINHGIADLQLTGDDLEVREQEYKTSTATVLMIDISHSMILYGEDRITPAKKVAMALSELIARKYPKDKLDIIVFGNDAWPIEVKDLPYLQVGPYHTNTVAGLQLAMDLLRRRKTANKQIFMITDGKPTCLKEGDQYYKNSWGLDRKILNRTLNLASQARRLKIPITTFMIAQDPYLQRFVKEFTEANQGRAFYSSLDGLGQYIFEDFVRNRRKTVR; encoded by the coding sequence ATGATTGGCCATCGCTTCACCCGCTATATACCCACCGGATCCACCGAGGAGCCTTTTCAGCGGCTGCTCAAGCTGTTTCTGGAACTGCTGACGCACACCAGCGGAGACGTGGACGAGGCCCTGAGCTGGATGAACGAGCTAGACCGAACCTATAAGCTGACGGACGACCGCTATGGCATGGGCGACTTTATCCGCGATCTGGAGGAGAAAGGCTACCTGCAGCGCAAGCCCGAAGACGGAGAAAGCATGCAGATGACTGCCAAAAGCGAGCGCAGCATCCGGCAGCGTAGCCTGGAGGAGATATTTGGCAAACTGAAGCGGGGTGGATTTGGCAACCACCGAACCCCCCACAGTGGCCTGGGGGATGAGTATACGACAGACACACGGCCCTACCAGTATGGCGATAGCCTGGAACATATACAGATGACCGAGAGCCTGCGCAATGCCCAGATAAACCACGGCATAGCAGACCTACAGCTTACCGGAGACGACCTGGAGGTGCGCGAGCAGGAGTACAAAACCAGTACCGCTACCGTGCTGATGATCGACATCAGCCACAGCATGATCCTGTACGGAGAGGACCGCATAACCCCGGCCAAAAAGGTGGCCATGGCCCTGAGTGAACTGATCGCGCGCAAGTATCCCAAAGACAAGCTCGACATCATCGTATTTGGCAACGATGCCTGGCCCATAGAGGTGAAAGACCTGCCCTACCTGCAGGTGGGCCCCTACCACACCAATACCGTAGCGGGGCTACAGCTGGCCATGGACCTGCTGCGCAGGCGCAAGACCGCCAATAAACAGATCTTCATGATCACCGACGGGAAGCCCACCTGCCTGAAAGAGGGAGACCAATACTACAAAAACAGCTGGGGGCTGGACCGAAAAATACTGAACCGTACGCTAAACCTGGCAAGCCAGGCCCGCCGACTGAAAATTCCCATTACCACCTTTATGATTGCCCAAGACCCCTACCTGCAGCGCTTTGTGAAGGAGTTTACGGAGGCCAACCAGGGCCGGGCTTTCTACAGCTCGCTAGACGGGCTGGGGCAGTATATCTTTGAGGACTTTGTGCGAAACCGCCGCAAGACCGTGCGCTAG
- a CDS encoding transcriptional repressor encodes MSTTPHTANQLLELAGMRQTPQRLVILRHLLACTEHPSAEDLHARIAVEFPSISIGTIYRTLESLVEVGIVRRVRSEAGTMFFDANPDPHHHLFDTQAGKFADYDAPELDRLIADYLHRHPIPGFSVQDFQLHINGTFQNSSH; translated from the coding sequence ATGAGTACTACACCGCACACCGCCAATCAGCTGCTGGAGCTGGCCGGGATGAGGCAAACGCCCCAGCGGCTGGTTATCCTGCGGCACCTGCTAGCGTGCACTGAGCACCCAAGTGCTGAGGACCTGCACGCAAGAATTGCCGTGGAGTTTCCGTCCATCAGCATTGGCACCATCTACCGGACGCTCGAGTCTTTGGTAGAGGTAGGCATTGTGCGGCGCGTGCGCAGCGAAGCGGGCACCATGTTTTTTGATGCAAATCCGGACCCACATCACCATTTGTTTGACACACAGGCAGGCAAGTTTGCCGACTATGATGCGCCTGAGCTGGATAGGCTGATTGCCGACTATTTGCACCGGCACCCGATTCCGGGTTTCTCCGTTCAGGACTTCCAGCTGCACATCAACGGTACTTTTCAAAATTCATCTCACTAA
- a CDS encoding peroxiredoxin yields the protein MSVLVGKKAPDFSATAVVNGGDMVEDFTLSQFQGNKYVVLFFYPLDFTFVCPTEILEFQNHLQEFRKLDAEVVGVSIDSQFSHWAWLNTPKDKGGIQGVQFPLVADLTKTIAKNYDVLAGDYYSEIDENDNEQLGFKGAPVAYRGTFIIDKAGVVQHQLVNNLPLGRNIGETLRTLKALKHVEQYGEVCPANWDEGKDAMKATAAGVASYLATH from the coding sequence ATGTCAGTACTAGTAGGTAAAAAAGCACCCGATTTCTCTGCCACGGCTGTGGTAAACGGGGGAGACATGGTAGAAGATTTCACCCTCAGCCAGTTTCAGGGCAATAAGTATGTGGTGCTATTCTTCTATCCGCTGGACTTCACCTTTGTGTGTCCTACCGAGATCCTCGAGTTTCAGAACCACCTGCAGGAGTTTCGCAAGCTGGATGCTGAGGTAGTGGGTGTGTCTATCGACAGCCAGTTTTCGCACTGGGCCTGGCTAAACACGCCCAAGGACAAGGGCGGCATACAGGGCGTTCAGTTCCCCCTGGTGGCCGACCTGACCAAGACCATCGCCAAAAACTATGATGTGCTGGCGGGCGACTACTACAGCGAGATAGACGAAAACGACAATGAGCAGCTGGGCTTCAAGGGTGCTCCCGTTGCCTACCGGGGCACGTTTATTATCGACAAGGCAGGCGTGGTGCAGCACCAGCTGGTAAACAACCTGCCCCTGGGCCGAAACATAGGCGAAACCCTGCGTACCCTGAAGGCACTGAAGCACGTGGAGCAGTATGGCGAGGTGTGTCCCGCCAACTGGGACGAGGGCAAAGATGCCATGAAGGCAACCGCAGCTGGTGTAGCTAGCTACCTGGCTACACACTAG
- the rnr gene encoding ribonuclease R has product MKNKKKRSPRHVGQAPKNKENTGGKMTDLQVAILRTMEQKPSMSWEPTQLLPKLPEDFRDTDIHHLIGSLKELSRRNYLTEHQKLSFQLSLEGGVFEGRLTQDENRNWVVDVPTLQHKVRLQNEGPLPALPDDTVRVRITKFGTKGIKGMMTRVVQSSRTNFVATLYRKGKQLVARPQDTRMKYDFRIPPGADAGGQEGDKVQMTLLRWEEKTPVGRVEKVLGRAGEHNAEMHAIVLEYGLPLEFRPETLEAAAAIPDAIPAEEIARRRDMRSILTFTIDPADAKDFDDAISFRPLASGTYEVGVHIADVSHFLKPETDLDREAQERATSVYLVDRTIPMLPEKLSNNLCSLVPHQDRLCFSAIFVLNDKAQVQERWFGRTVIHSDRRFAYEEAQEIMDRGEGELVEPLLKCNALAHELRARRFQEGSIGFESEEIRFKLDEKGVPLAVYKKERKDVHKMIEDFMLLANREVAKYMHDARKKPPVPVPYRVHPQPDELRVRDLQSFVKNFGYDLKADNARELSRNLNQMGQALEGKPESGIIQSVAIRTMAKAYYTVHNIGHYGLGFDYYTHFTSPIRRYPDVMTHRLLQQVLDADIQAQPEPTEKMLKHCSEREKAAADAERASIKYKQVEYLGAVLGEQFDGMVSGVTDWGMYVELDENKCEGMVGLRDMRDDHYEVDERRHYLKGRHTGRTFRLGDRVRVQVVRTDLMKRIIDFKLVKKL; this is encoded by the coding sequence GTGAAGAATAAGAAGAAAAGAAGCCCCCGACACGTGGGCCAAGCGCCGAAGAACAAGGAGAATACCGGCGGAAAAATGACGGATCTGCAGGTAGCTATCCTGCGAACCATGGAGCAGAAGCCCAGCATGAGCTGGGAACCTACCCAGCTGCTACCCAAGCTACCCGAAGACTTTAGAGATACCGACATCCACCACCTGATTGGTAGCCTGAAGGAACTAAGCCGCCGAAACTACCTGACCGAGCACCAGAAGCTCAGCTTTCAGCTCAGCCTGGAGGGCGGTGTGTTTGAGGGCCGCCTTACCCAAGACGAAAACCGAAACTGGGTGGTGGATGTACCCACCCTACAGCACAAGGTGCGCCTGCAAAACGAAGGCCCCCTGCCCGCCCTGCCCGACGATACGGTGCGGGTACGCATCACCAAGTTTGGCACCAAGGGCATAAAGGGCATGATGACCCGCGTGGTGCAGTCCTCGCGCACCAACTTTGTGGCCACCCTGTACCGCAAGGGCAAGCAGCTGGTAGCCCGCCCGCAAGACACGCGCATGAAGTACGACTTCCGGATACCCCCCGGTGCCGATGCCGGTGGCCAGGAGGGCGACAAGGTGCAGATGACCCTGCTACGCTGGGAGGAGAAAACCCCCGTAGGCCGGGTAGAAAAAGTACTGGGAAGAGCAGGAGAACACAATGCCGAGATGCACGCCATCGTGCTGGAGTATGGCCTGCCCCTGGAGTTCCGGCCCGAAACCCTGGAGGCCGCCGCCGCCATACCCGATGCCATACCGGCCGAGGAGATAGCCCGCAGGCGAGACATGCGCAGCATCCTCACCTTCACCATCGACCCTGCAGATGCCAAGGACTTTGACGATGCCATCAGCTTTCGCCCCCTGGCCAGCGGCACCTATGAGGTTGGGGTGCATATAGCCGATGTATCCCACTTCCTGAAGCCCGAAACCGACCTGGACCGCGAGGCCCAGGAGCGTGCTACCAGCGTGTATCTGGTAGACCGAACCATACCCATGCTGCCCGAAAAGCTGAGCAACAACCTGTGTAGCCTGGTGCCGCACCAAGACCGCCTGTGCTTCTCGGCCATCTTTGTGCTGAATGACAAGGCCCAGGTGCAAGAGCGCTGGTTTGGCCGCACCGTCATCCACTCCGACCGACGCTTTGCCTACGAGGAAGCCCAGGAAATAATGGACCGCGGCGAAGGCGAGCTGGTGGAACCCCTGCTGAAGTGCAACGCCCTGGCCCACGAGCTGCGCGCACGGCGCTTCCAGGAGGGCAGCATCGGCTTCGAGAGCGAAGAAATTCGCTTCAAACTGGACGAAAAAGGCGTGCCCCTGGCCGTGTACAAAAAAGAGCGTAAGGATGTGCACAAGATGATAGAGGACTTCATGCTACTGGCCAACCGCGAGGTGGCCAAGTACATGCACGATGCCCGCAAAAAGCCACCCGTGCCCGTGCCCTACCGCGTGCACCCCCAGCCCGACGAACTGCGGGTGCGAGACCTGCAGAGCTTTGTGAAAAACTTTGGCTACGACCTGAAGGCCGACAACGCAAGGGAACTGAGCCGAAACCTGAACCAGATGGGCCAGGCCCTGGAGGGCAAGCCCGAGAGTGGCATCATCCAGAGTGTGGCCATCCGCACCATGGCCAAGGCCTACTATACCGTGCACAACATTGGCCACTACGGCCTGGGCTTCGACTACTACACGCACTTTACCAGCCCCATCCGCCGCTACCCCGACGTGATGACCCACCGCCTGCTGCAGCAGGTGCTGGACGCCGACATACAGGCCCAGCCCGAGCCTACCGAAAAAATGCTGAAGCACTGCAGCGAGCGCGAAAAGGCTGCCGCCGATGCCGAACGCGCCAGCATTAAGTACAAGCAGGTGGAATACCTGGGTGCCGTGCTGGGCGAACAGTTTGACGGCATGGTATCCGGCGTAACCGACTGGGGCATGTACGTGGAGCTGGATGAAAACAAGTGCGAGGGCATGGTGGGCCTGCGCGATATGCGAGACGACCACTACGAGGTAGACGAGCGCCGCCACTACCTGAAGGGCCGCCACACCGGCCGCACCTTCCGCCTGGGAGACCGCGTGCGGGTGCAGGTAGTACGTACCGACCTGATGAAACGCATTATCGACTTCAAGCTGGTGAAAAAGCTGTAA
- a CDS encoding polyprenyl synthetase family protein: MSTRMPESPPTNSIDTLQAQVEAALQALDLAERQPRALYEPLSYILQMPAKRTRPVLCLLAAQAYGAPAHQAMPVALALELFHNFTLLHDDIMDNAPTRRGQATVHTLWCSNTAILSGDALYAYTQQLLASLAGVDTRALLGHYSRMALEVCEGQMRDMELATQPSAGIHDYLQMIEQKTAALLGAALAMGALVGGANADTQDRLDGYGRRMGIGFQLLDDLLDVYAEADKFGKQPGGDIIENKKTWLWLRALELAPPTLRAQLEQWAAVADRNAEKVAFVTDSYNQLGIPAATRSLIAHYVADAEALLQPLLPNPALQAMHHYLCSVLTRAY; the protein is encoded by the coding sequence ATGTCTACCCGTATGCCCGAGTCCCCTCCTACTAATAGCATAGATACCCTGCAGGCGCAGGTAGAGGCAGCCCTGCAGGCTCTGGATCTGGCCGAGCGGCAGCCCCGCGCCCTGTACGAGCCACTGAGCTACATCCTGCAGATGCCCGCCAAGCGCACCCGCCCCGTGCTGTGCCTGCTGGCCGCGCAGGCCTATGGGGCACCTGCCCACCAGGCAATGCCGGTAGCCCTGGCCCTGGAGCTGTTTCACAACTTTACCCTCCTCCATGACGACATCATGGATAATGCCCCCACCCGCCGGGGCCAGGCCACCGTGCACACCCTGTGGTGCTCCAATACGGCCATACTGAGCGGAGATGCCCTGTATGCCTACACCCAGCAGCTGCTGGCCAGCCTGGCGGGGGTAGACACACGCGCCCTGCTGGGCCACTATAGCCGCATGGCCCTGGAGGTGTGCGAGGGGCAGATGCGAGACATGGAGCTGGCCACGCAGCCCAGTGCCGGCATACACGATTATCTGCAGATGATCGAGCAGAAAACCGCCGCCCTGCTGGGGGCAGCACTGGCCATGGGTGCCCTGGTGGGGGGTGCCAATGCCGATACCCAAGACCGCCTGGATGGCTATGGCCGCAGGATGGGCATCGGCTTCCAGCTGCTGGACGACCTGCTGGATGTGTATGCCGAGGCCGATAAATTTGGCAAGCAGCCCGGCGGAGACATTATAGAGAACAAAAAGACCTGGCTGTGGCTGAGGGCCCTGGAGCTGGCACCACCCACCCTGCGCGCCCAGCTGGAGCAGTGGGCCGCCGTGGCCGACCGCAATGCGGAGAAGGTGGCCTTTGTAACCGATAGCTACAACCAGCTGGGGATCCCCGCAGCCACCCGCAGCCTGATAGCCCACTACGTGGCCGATGCCGAGGCACTGCTACAGCCCCTGCTGCCCAACCCTGCCCTGCAGGCCATGCACCACTACCTGTGTAGTGTACTAACCCGCGCCTACTAG
- a CDS encoding rhomboid family intramembrane serine protease: MEGILALIPHAPAATLLLAITLATSLYDFLIDGSIRARFILHPYTVVRERQWYRLFTSTLLHGDWLHLFLNLFVYYNFAFYLEAVFYRYYTLGQPALVSSLYFTVIYVGSGILASLALVFRHRADPGYYGLGASGAIAGILFSFILLEPSVQLLVFFVPLPAWLFGLLYLVFSYVASRQQHDRVAHDAHFWGALVGALLTLALMPQAVLHRWAEFLAQ, encoded by the coding sequence ATGGAAGGAATCTTGGCCCTCATCCCACACGCACCGGCCGCCACGCTGCTGCTGGCCATCACCCTGGCTACCAGCCTATACGACTTTCTGATAGATGGCAGCATCCGCGCCAGGTTCATCCTGCACCCCTACACCGTGGTGCGCGAGCGCCAGTGGTACCGCCTGTTTACCAGCACCCTGCTGCATGGAGACTGGCTGCATCTGTTCCTCAACCTCTTTGTGTACTACAACTTTGCCTTCTACCTGGAGGCCGTCTTCTACCGCTACTACACCCTGGGCCAGCCGGCCCTGGTCAGCAGCCTGTATTTCACCGTCATTTATGTAGGCAGCGGCATCCTGGCCTCGCTGGCCCTGGTGTTTCGCCACCGGGCCGATCCGGGCTACTACGGCCTGGGGGCCAGTGGGGCTATCGCCGGCATTCTCTTTTCGTTCATCCTGCTGGAACCCTCGGTCCAGCTACTGGTCTTCTTTGTGCCCCTGCCTGCCTGGCTGTTTGGCCTGCTGTACCTGGTGTTCAGCTATGTGGCCAGCCGCCAGCAGCACGACCGTGTGGCACACGACGCGCACTTCTGGGGGGCACTGGTGGGGGCACTGCTCACCCTTGCCCTTATGCCCCAGGCTGTGCTGCATCGCTGGGCCGAGTTCCTTGCCCAGTAG
- the atpD gene encoding F0F1 ATP synthase subunit beta produces the protein MSTTENIGTVAQIIGPVVDVDFSAEGARLPKIYDALRIPQAAGSDLILEVQQHLGEHRVRTIAMDATEGLQRGAKVYDLGQPISVPVGDAIRGRLFNVVGKAIDGLPEPQVKDRYVIHRSAPKFADLSVEREVLFTGIKVIDLLAPYLKGGKIGLFGGAGVGKTVLIQELINNIAKAHNGLSVFAGVGERTREGNDLLREMIESNIIRPGEKFKHSLEEGGWDLKSVDMQELESSQATFVFGQMNEPPGARARVALTGLTIAEYFRDGDGQGSGRDVLFFIDNIFRFTQAGSEVSALLGRMPSAVGYQPTLSSEMGAMQERITSTKNGSITSIQAVYVPADDYTDPAPATTFAHLDATTELSRSLAAIGIYPAVDPLTSTSRVLTPAVVGQAHYNCAQRVKNILQKYKDLQDIIAILGMDELSEEDKLTVARARKVQRFLSQPFHVAEAFTGLKGALVSIEDTIKGFNAIMDGEYDHLPEAAFYLVGNLDEAIAKGEKLMKENN, from the coding sequence ATGAGTACTACAGAAAATATCGGCACCGTTGCCCAGATCATTGGGCCTGTCGTAGACGTTGATTTTAGCGCCGAAGGTGCGCGCCTACCCAAGATCTATGATGCCCTGCGCATCCCCCAGGCCGCTGGCTCAGACCTTATCCTGGAGGTACAGCAGCACCTGGGTGAGCACCGTGTGCGTACCATTGCCATGGATGCCACCGAGGGCCTGCAGCGTGGTGCCAAGGTGTATGACCTGGGGCAGCCCATCAGCGTACCCGTGGGCGATGCCATTCGCGGACGCCTCTTTAATGTAGTAGGAAAGGCCATAGACGGCCTGCCCGAGCCCCAGGTGAAGGATCGCTATGTGATCCACCGATCGGCGCCCAAGTTTGCCGATCTGTCTGTAGAGCGCGAGGTGCTTTTTACCGGCATCAAGGTGATCGACCTGCTGGCCCCCTACCTGAAGGGTGGTAAGATTGGCCTCTTCGGGGGTGCTGGCGTAGGCAAAACCGTACTGATCCAGGAGCTGATTAACAACATTGCCAAGGCACACAATGGCCTGAGCGTATTTGCCGGTGTGGGCGAGCGCACCCGCGAGGGGAATGACCTGCTGCGCGAGATGATTGAGAGCAACATCATCCGCCCGGGCGAAAAATTCAAGCACAGCCTGGAAGAAGGCGGCTGGGACCTGAAGAGTGTGGATATGCAGGAGCTGGAGTCTAGCCAGGCTACCTTCGTATTCGGCCAGATGAACGAACCCCCCGGAGCCCGTGCACGCGTAGCCCTCACGGGCCTCACCATTGCCGAATACTTCCGCGATGGAGACGGCCAGGGCAGTGGGCGCGATGTGCTCTTCTTTATCGACAACATCTTCCGCTTTACCCAGGCCGGTTCCGAGGTGTCGGCCCTGCTGGGCCGTATGCCCTCGGCGGTGGGCTACCAGCCTACCCTCAGCTCGGAGATGGGTGCCATGCAGGAGCGCATTACCTCTACCAAGAACGGCTCCATTACCTCTATACAGGCGGTATATGTGCCTGCGGATGACTATACGGATCCGGCACCGGCTACCACCTTTGCCCACCTGGATGCCACTACCGAGCTAAGCCGCTCGCTGGCTGCCATCGGTATCTATCCGGCGGTAGACCCCCTCACCTCTACGAGCCGCGTGCTAACACCGGCGGTAGTAGGCCAGGCGCACTACAACTGTGCCCAGCGTGTGAAGAATATCCTGCAGAAGTACAAGGACCTGCAAGACATCATTGCCATCCTGGGTATGGATGAGCTGAGTGAGGAGGACAAGCTGACGGTTGCCCGCGCCCGCAAGGTGCAGCGCTTCTTGAGCCAGCCCTTCCACGTGGCCGAGGCCTTTACCGGCCTGAAGGGTGCCCTGGTGAGCATAGAAGACACCATCAAAGGCTTCAACGCGATCATGGACGGCGAGTATGACCACCTGCCCGAGGCTGCCTTCTACCTGGTGGGCAACCTGGATGAGGCCATTGCCAAGGGCGAAAAACTGATGAAGGAGAACAACTAA
- the atpC gene encoding ATP synthase F1 subunit epsilon — protein sequence MTVELITPDGPVFKGEAHAVQVPGTQGSFQILRNHAPIISTLEKGRLKIDTATESKVYVIEGGVVEVLNNQVVVLAQRVLS from the coding sequence ATGACAGTAGAACTCATTACCCCAGATGGCCCGGTATTCAAGGGTGAGGCGCATGCGGTACAGGTGCCCGGCACGCAGGGTAGCTTTCAGATACTGCGAAACCACGCCCCCATCATCAGCACCCTGGAGAAGGGCAGGCTAAAAATAGATACAGCCACCGAGAGTAAGGTGTATGTGATAGAGGGCGGGGTGGTGGAAGTGCTGAATAACCAGGTGGTGGTGCTGGCCCAGCGCGTGCTGAGCTAG
- a CDS encoding TIGR00730 family Rossman fold protein gives MTKRIRSSLTMCSVLDRPRSRWKELHFALKAFYELIRGLRTFHFLGPCVTVFGSARIQPGAPYYRLAEQMGAEMVRMGFCVITGGGPGIMEAANKGAFEAGGVSVGCNIRLPSEQMANDYLHRNVDMKFFFIRKVLLVKYSYAFIIMPGGMGTLDELFETLTLIQTGTIKGFPVVLMGMEYWKNLLVLMDDLAKAGTIDRADLGLVLATDEPEAACAHIHKHAIERFKLRERRKRLWLLAE, from the coding sequence GTGACCAAACGCATTCGCTCCTCGCTCACCATGTGCTCGGTGCTAGACCGGCCCCGTAGCCGCTGGAAGGAGCTTCATTTCGCCCTAAAAGCCTTCTATGAACTGATCCGGGGGCTCAGGACCTTCCACTTTCTGGGTCCCTGCGTTACGGTGTTTGGTTCGGCCCGCATACAGCCGGGCGCCCCCTACTACCGCCTGGCCGAGCAGATGGGCGCAGAAATGGTGCGCATGGGGTTTTGTGTCATTACAGGCGGTGGCCCGGGCATCATGGAGGCTGCAAACAAGGGTGCCTTTGAGGCGGGCGGCGTAAGCGTAGGCTGCAACATCCGGCTACCCAGCGAGCAGATGGCAAACGACTACCTGCACCGGAATGTGGACATGAAATTCTTCTTCATCCGCAAGGTACTGCTGGTAAAGTATAGCTACGCCTTTATCATTATGCCCGGGGGGATGGGCACCCTGGACGAACTGTTTGAGACCCTGACCCTGATACAGACGGGCACCATCAAGGGGTTCCCGGTGGTGCTGATGGGAATGGAGTACTGGAAGAACCTGCTGGTGCTGATGGACGACCTGGCAAAGGCCGGCACCATAGACCGGGCAGACCTGGGCCTGGTGCTGGCAACCGACGAGCCCGAGGCGGCATGCGCACACATCCACAAGCATGCCATCGAGCGGTTCAAGCTACGAGAGCGCAGAAAGCGGCTATGGCTGCTGGCAGAATGA